The genomic segment CAAGGCGAGTATTTCATGGCCGCCTTCCCCCGGGTGGTCGTGGCATGGCATTCAACTTGCTTTGTCCATGCCAGGAATGATGCCGGCATGGCTCGATGCCGGCCCCTGAAAGGATGGGCCATGGAAGACAGGCAGCTCGCGAACCCGACCGGGACAGGCCGGCGGGCGCTGGCGCTGACCGCGGGCGGCGCTCGCGGCGCGTATCAAGCCGGTGTGCTTCAACGGGTCGGCGAGATATCGGCGCTGCGCGATCGGCCGGTACCGTTCGAGATCATCACCGGTGCGTCGGCTGGCGCGATCAACGGTGCGGCTGTCGCGGCCTATTCCGAGTCTCTGGGGGCAGGTACCCGGCGCCTGGCCGATCTGTGGAGCGGACTGACCGTCCAACAGGTCTATCGCACCGGACCGGGCGCGGTATGGGCGAACGCGCGCCGGCTCGCTGCCGATTTCACGATTGGCCGGCTGACGGGCAGCACGCATACTCAGGCGCTGCTGGATGCCACGCCGCTTCGCGCGCTGCTCGAGCGCGAACTGCCGATGGCTGGCGTTGCGCGGGCCATCGCCGCCGGCCGTCTGCATGCGCTGGCGATCACCGCGGCCGGCTATCATTCCGGCAAGTCCTATACCTTCATACAAGGCGTGCGAGGCCACGCGCTGTGGCGCAAGAGCCGGCGTATCGCGCTGGCCGCGACGCTGGAGGCGGCGCATGTCTGCGCCTCCAGTGCGATTCCGCTGGTCTTCGCCCCGGTGGCGCTGTCGACCGGATCCACCGTCGCCTGGTTCGGCGACGGTGCGATGCGCCTGACCAACCCGCTCAGCCCAGCGATCCGGCTGGGCGCGGATCGCCTGCTGGCTATCGGTATCCGTTGTCATCGTACCGCCGACGACTTGACCGATCGCGAACTGGCCACCGCCGCGCCCGACCTGGATTCGCTCGGGCTGCCCAGGCGGCCACCGTTGGCCCAGATCTGCGGTGTGTTTCTCAATGCGCTTTTCCTGGACCATCTCGATGCGGATATCGACCACCTGTTGCGTATGAACGCGCTGGTCGAGGCTTATACCGAACCGGGCGCGGCCCGACTCGCCGAGCTGCGCGAACCCATGCGCGTGATCGAG from the Salinisphaera sp. T31B1 genome contains:
- a CDS encoding patatin-like phospholipase family protein, which translates into the protein MEDRQLANPTGTGRRALALTAGGARGAYQAGVLQRVGEISALRDRPVPFEIITGASAGAINGAAVAAYSESLGAGTRRLADLWSGLTVQQVYRTGPGAVWANARRLAADFTIGRLTGSTHTQALLDATPLRALLERELPMAGVARAIAAGRLHALAITAAGYHSGKSYTFIQGVRGHALWRKSRRIALAATLEAAHVCASSAIPLVFAPVALSTGSTVAWFGDGAMRLTNPLSPAIRLGADRLLAIGIRCHRTADDLTDRELATAAPDLDSLGLPRRPPLAQICGVFLNALFLDHLDADIDHLLRMNALVEAYTEPGAARLAELREPMRVIEPLVMSPSQDFAEIAHGLLHRLPRTVRWMLDALGRPDPRSADLTSYLLFDPEYTRALIDIGYRDASERIDEIETFLRS